The sequence below is a genomic window from Thalassomonas haliotis.
TCCCTCGTCAGCCCTTGGGATCACCTGGTGGCACTCGGCGCAATATTGTTTATATAATTGCTTCCCTTGCCCGGCTTTATCGGCATCTACAGCCGGCAAATATTGTTCAGGCCACTGCGGCGAGCGCAAATCGCGCACCCAGGTTTCCAAATCCCCGAGATAGAGCATTTCCACGGTGGAAGAATAGCGGCTTTCGCCGCCTTTAAGCCGGTCTTTGATGGACGTATTGTTAATATTTAAATGGCCGAATACCCCGACCACTTCACCCATATTGCGGATTAACGGCCCGATCACCGGGGTATTGGGGGCCGAAGCATTCCACTGCACCACATCCGACTGATGGGTGCCCCACAAAAAGGGATATGACACCGGGGCGGTGGGCGAATTGCCGTTGGTTAAATCCCGCAGGGCAAAAACACTGCCGGCGTTTTGGATATTGCCGAAGGCATCGAGACGGGCGTAACTGGTAAAGTCGGGGTCGTAGTTCTCCGGCAGGGCATTGACCATGCGGCGCTCGGTCAGGTCTTTAGCCAGCTGGCCAAGGCGCTGTTTAAGAGCCTGCGCCTTTGACTCGTTGTAGTCACTGGCCAGTACCTTGCGGGCAAAACGCTCAAACTTGGCCGCATCACTGTGGGTGTTGTTCAGGGCATCCACCAGGCGGCTGAAAAATAGCACGAAATTGGCCAGGGTTGGCGCGCCTTCGATTAACATACGAGTGCCGTTATAGTCGAGCTGGTTGGTATGGCAGGCGGCGCAGGTCATGCCCATCCAGGGTTCGCCGCTTTTCTGATCTTTCCCCAGGGCAAAACCTATCGGCAGGCCCGCCGGATTTTCCAGCGACGAGGGCATGGGCAGATAGCGCAAAAATTCCATATGGGCGCTGCTGCGGAAATATTCCCGGCTGTCCGGCTGTTCCAGCCAGGTAAACCAGGTGTAGGGCATAATGCGCGCGCCCTGGTCGGTAAACCAGAACTTCATCCTGATCTCGTCATTCCATGCCTGCGGCAGCTCTACCCGGGTAGGGGTCTCGCCAATGGCCGGGGTCATCAGGGACTTTTCGGCGCCGGGGCTATAACCTTGCTCCGTAGCGCAACCGATCACAAGAGAAGCGGCAGCCAGGGCCGAGACAAACAGGAGGGGTGTTTTCATACTATGCTTTCCTTGCCAGAATAAATTATTAGTTTTGTTGTGTTTCAGTCTAGGCAATAATTCTCAGCCGTGAAAGAAAAGGGCTGAAAGAAAAGGGCTGAAAGAAAACCTAAGCAGAAAGAGAGGGGCAGCGCCATAGCGGAAAGCTTTTGCCCTGTAGTCAGCGCTAAACATAGCGCTAAATTTGCGTTATGGCGGCATAATCTCGGCTTCATCGCCGGGGTTAACCGTTTGATTGCCGCAAGTTTCAGTATTTTCCACAATCACAGCTCTCTTGATGCCCGAGCTGAGTGTATGCCCCGGGCTTATACATTGGCTGTTTGGTCTGCCTCATAAGGGAAGGATGCCGGTTTATGCTCTGTCGGATATTTCACAAACTGGTTTCGGCCTTTGCTCTTGGCTTCATAAAGCGCCAGATCTGCCTCAATATACAGGTTTTCAGCGCTGCGGACATGATCAGGCGACATAAAAGATAAACCCGCGGAGATGGTGACTTTGTTGTGAGGCAAGTTCTTTTCGTGTGGGATATTAAGTGCGGATATCTGTTCAAAAATGCTCTTCACCCTTTCCACGCCATCCTGGCAATGTTCAAGGCTATGTATTAAGGCGAATTCATCATCGGCTATTCTAAAGGCAAACTCTGTTGCGCGGCGGGTCGAGCTGATAATAACCTTGCCGATCGCGGAAAGCACCTTATCCCCTTTTGGCTGGCCATAGCTATCGTTGTATAGCGTGAACTGATCTAAGTCTATGATAGCCAGGAGTAAAAACCGGCCTTCTCTGCCACTGCGGTTGATTTCTTTTTTCAGGTTTTTGTAGAATAAGCGGCGGTTGTATAACCCGGTTACTTGATCAATTTCAGCCAGGCTCCGCATTCTCAAATCACTGCTTCTAAAATAAAATATCAGCGAGCACCAGCAGAAGATAAAGACCATGGCGGCAATGAGCATTGCCTGAATAAAGGCGGCGGTCATATGTTCATAGCCCTGTTTAGAGCTGTTTTCCCGCTGTAGCAGCGTTTTTATGGCTTGCTGTATGCCGTTGGAATATTCATGTTTTAGCTGTTGGTATTCTGCGCTAAAAAGAAGCTCACTCGCAATATGTTGTTTGTTTTGTGCGGCCAGTTCAAAGGCCTGGGTTTCCAGGGCAATTAACTTGGTATTTGCCTTGCTGGTGTTGTGTATCGCTTGGGCGATATCGGGTTCTCGCTTCATGGCTTTTACAATTGCCCTGTCCAGCAATTTTGCATGCTGCAGGTACCTGTCTCGCCATAGATGGTCGTTTGTTAATACGCCGACTCTGGCGGACATAGTCAGCACTTCATCAAGGTAGATGAGTTCGCCGGAGAGCAGGCGAAGCTGGTTTAATCGTGCTGTTGAAGACATTTGCAGGCTGGAGTAATGAAGGAACAGCGCCGCGATGACCACAATAACGACTATGGTAACGCTTAACCCGCTAAGCAATAAGGTTCTAAATTTGCAAAGTTTCTCAAGTACGAGCATTTCATCCCTCTTTTTCTTTGCGTCCTGAAAGCAAGAGTAGACTATATGTATGATAAGTGCCTGCGGCAAAGGAGATAAATAGCGATAGCTGGCAAAACTGCCCGACCCCTGCGTTTCCCTGAATATTAAACTGATAGCTCTTGAAAAATGCGGGGGAAAGGTGGCGGCAATGAAGGGCATTACAGCTCAAAAGTTGGCAGGCATGCAAGATGAAGCATGAAGCGTGTCATGCTTCATCCGGGAGTTAGGCTTTGCAATATTCGGCAGTGGTGGCCACCTTATTTATTTGATATTCACCACTTGGCACTATGATAAATTCACTCATGCCTATTTCGGTATTATTTTTGGCCCAGTCATAGGTGTAACCTAAACCTGTCCATGGAACAATGCTGTCAGCGGCTCTAAAGCTTGAATAATACAGGTTTTGGTAGAAGCGCTTATAGTCGGTAATATTTTTAACCACCGGGGTATTTTCGCCGAAATTTAATTCACAGCTGGCATCGTTTATGGCGGGGTCGGTGCAGGGGCGGAACAGATCGTCCGGCGATACCCACAGCTCAACAAAAACGTCGTAGTCCCAGCTATGATTTAACCCCAACAGCTTTTTCAGTCTGGCATTTAATTTATGTTGATTTGCTTTCTTCTTCTTTTTCATGAAGTTTTCACAAAAACTTTTAACCTCAGGTACCGCAGTTACCCAAGTGACAAACTTTTCACTGTCTGAAGTTTTAGTGTTAGGTTTTATGTAGTTATCGTAAGCGTATTGTGACTTCCAGGTAGCCACTAAAATCTTAGTTTTATCCTGGTTCCATACTAAATTATTATTGTCCGGGGCAATTACGGTAAGCTGGTCACTAATTTCATCTTTTTCAGCTAAAGAGGCGTCTGTAACCGCCTTTTTATACATCTTGGTTAATCTGTCGGTGTTGTCTTGGGCTAAGGCTAAATGGCTACCAGAGATGAGTAAAATTGTTGATAATAAAAGTGCTTTTGGTTTTAAGTTCATTTGAATTTCCATATAAGTTAAAACTATTTTTAAAAGTAGTGACGATTAAATAGAGGCTTGCCTCATGTTTTTCATTAGCGGCATTCGCTACTGCACTAACCCCGGCAGGCGTAGACTTAGCTCCTGTTCTTTTGGCCGAAACCAAGACATGCTTTACGCTCACCCCTGAGGAGCCTTATATATGATTGCCAGTCCATAAATTTTGCACTGACAGTTCATATGCATACATAGTTATAGCAAAAAACAAGACCTGATCCGACCGTTTTTATTGGTGAAAAAACATGAACACTCTTGAATTGGCAAAAAAATATTTGGATGTGTTTTTTAACACCCAAGCGTTTGATTCTTTATATGAAATATTTGACGAGGCATTAGACTTCAAGGGGCCTTTTTTACAAAGCAACAGCGCTAAAGCGTATATCGAATCGTTAAAGGCTGCTCCGTGGGAAAGTTGTGAATACGAAATCAGGGAAGAATATGAGAATTCAAATTCGGCATGTATAACATATCTATTTAGCAAGGGGCGGAAATGCACCCTGATGTCTCAGCAATTTTGGGGAAGAAACGGCAAAATTCATAAAATAAGGCTTATCTTTAATGCAGCTGACATCACATAACAATGCACAGCCACATACAGCTTAGGGGCCGGACACGCCTTTTGTCGCGCTGTTGTGCTTTGCCTTAAATAGCCCGCTTGGCAAAGCGGGCTTGGCATTGTTTACCGGCTCCTTCCCGGGAAGTTACTCAAGTGGTTGTTTGTGCAGCTCCCTGATGTGCTCTTGCAGTTTTTCTATCCTTTCATCGAAGTTTACCACTTGTTCTTTTATCCAGAGGCCGTAGTGGTTAACGCCATAAACGATATAGGCGTCTATGTTTGCCCGGTAGCTGACAATGGCGGCGAAAGCTTCACAGAGAAAGGCGCAGTTTGCGCTGAAGGCGTTAAAGTCATTGGTCAGTGCCAACACTTCAGCGGAAATGGCCTTTTGTTGAGTACTTTGTATGTGCTCCTTGCTGTCAGTTTTGCTTTCGCCTGCCTTGGCGTTGTTGTCTTTGTTGACCGAAGCAGAGTCGGGTTTAGCTTTAGCTGTGTTCATGATGCCAGCTCCTGTAGCAAACTTACCGGAGGTAAATAACCCGCTTGAGTCAACGTGGGGTAAGGGGTGGGGGGACACTTTTTTGTTAAAAGCTTTGTTAAAAGGCTTGTTAAAAGGCTTGTTAAAAGGCTTGTTAAAAGCTTTGTTAAAAAAACTTTAACCGAGTTTAACTCTGGCATATCATTATCTTTAGCCATGATGGATACCTCGCGTATCTGTTTTGGTTAGCTATCTCTGGGTGTGGTATCACTCAGGGGTAGCGCTTGTTGTTTATTTGCTCTCTATTTGCTCTCTATTGGCTCTTGATTGGAGCCGGTAGATGCTGCTTTTGAAATACCTCCTTTGAATTGAATTTGACCACTTATTTATAGTAAAAAAAGCGGGATAAATCCGACTTTGCCTGGCTTTAATATTGTGCTTGATTACAGATACTGTATAGATTGCTGTACGAATGGTTTAAGGTGATGAAAAGTATATTTTTTGCATCATAACAACAGCATTTGCCGTTGCCTTAACGCAATGGATAAAAAAGGCTCTTTGCTGTGTTGTCATTTTGGCCAGTAACATCACTAAGTTGTCGATTTGCGTTAAGAGCACGCTTGTCTTACGCAACCCCCCACACCAGTGAGGGTATCCGGCACCTGTGCTTCTGGCTCAAATATCAGGTTATCGGCTACCGGGAGAAAATAGACGAGATGCAAGACAGCTGGAGAGTGCTTAGCCGCAAGAAGTAATCTTGAGTAAGCTTTAAACAGAGCAAGAGGCGGGCGGGTTAGAGGAAATAACAGTTTTGGTTCTTTCGAACCCGCCGGTTATTATGTTGTAATAATCTTTGTCTCGTTGAGCTTTTTATATTACAGCATATGCAGTGCTGAATACTTATCATCAGGCGCAACGTTTATCGCGGCTCCTGCTTGTTTCAGGTTTTTAAAACGCCAGTGCCAGGCGGATGATAAAGGCATTGGTTACATCGACAAAAAAGGCGGCCACCAAAGGCAGAATGATAAATGCCGTTGGCGCCGGGCCGTGGGCTTTGGTGACGGCGGTCATGTTGGCAATTGCCGTCGGTGTTGCTCCAAGGGCAAAACCTCCAAAGCCTGCCCCCAGCACCGCGGCCTGATAATTGCGCCCCATCAGCGGAAACAATACCAGCAAAATAAAGAGAACCGCGCCTATGGTTTGCAGTAACAGCAGCGCCAGCAGCGGGCCGGCGAGGCTGGCTATGGTCCATAACTGCATGCTCATCAACGACATGGTTAAAAATAAGCTCAGGGAAAAGTCCGACACTATTGCCATCGAACGTGTGCGGGCGGGCCAGGGCAGATTCGGGAAAATAACCGGTATGGTGTTCGACAAAAAAATGCCTGCCAGCAGGCAAGTGACAAATAAAGGCAGCTTAAAGCCGATGTCGGTGATCACCTGGTTTGCCAGCCAGCCGATAATAATGCAGATATGCAGCACTAAGATAACGGCCATAAAACTCAGATGGCCAAAGTGTTCGCTGTCGCTTTTTTCATAGGCTACGCCGACCATGGGAGCCGCCTTTTTTTCGCCGCTTAACTGATATTTGTTGATAAGAAACTTGGCGATTGGTCCGCCAATTAAGCTTGCCACAACCAGGCCCAGGGTTGCTGCGGCTACGCCGATCTCCAGTGCATTTTCAATGCCCAGGTTTTTGATATCGGGTGCCCAGGCAATGGCTGTGCCGTGGCCGCCAATCAGGGCGGCAGAGCCGGTTAGTACCCCGAGTTGGGAAGGCAAACCAAGCGATAAGGCTCCGGCTATGCCTATTAGGTCTTGCACCACTATGTATGAGAGGGTGAGCAGCAAAAGGATGAGCAGCGGTTTGCCGCCTGCGAGCAGATCTTGAAATCGTGCGTTTAAGCCGATGGCGGTAAAGAAATATACCAGCAGGCGGTCGCGAGTTGAAAGATCAAAACTGACTTCCAGTCCCATAAGCATATAGAAGAGGTAGAATAGCAGCGCTGCCAGCAGGCCGCCGGTAACCGGCTCGGGTATGTTGAATTCTTTCAGTATTTTGGATCTTTTTGTCAGGCCAAAGCCAAGGAAAAAAAACAATATGCCCAGGGTATAAGACACAAAGCTGTCAAAAGTGAGTTGAATCACAGTGCTTTCTCCATTTGCACAGGCCGGATCCGGTTGCTCGCCTCAACCAAAAACATGATGCTTAAGCCATTATAAGTAAGCCGTTTACCGCCGACATACCGCCGCCGGTTAATAAGGGGAGCGCTTGCTATTGTTACCCTATATCAGGATGCGAAAGGTTACAACCAGGAAGCAGAGAAGGCGCTCTTATCACTAAGGGGTAAGTTATGAACAGGCAGGCCCACAGAATAGGCCTGCCGATATTGGCTGGTTAATACACCCTAAACTGTTCTAATAGCAGTTCATCAAAGCTGGGGCTGCAATCGAATTTGGCATTGCGCTCGCCGCTCTTCAATTTAGCGTCCCACTCCAAGCCGCACCGGTTAGCGCTCACCACCAAAGAGCTGCCGCCGCTGGTGCTGGTGAGGGTGATTTGATCGCCGCTGGTGCTACAGTCGAACTTGCTGTTGCGCTCGTTGTTATTATCCAGGTGGGCATCCCATTCCAGTGCGCAGCTGCCGTTTGCCATGCTGAGGTAGCCGGAAACCGAAACCGAGTTGTCGCTATGTTTTTGCGGCTCGCTGGCGGCGGTAAAAACAAAGCCGTCCCCCGGCGAAGCGCAGTCGAACTTGGCATTGCGCTCGTTGTCGCTTTCCAGATCACCGTCCCATTCCAGGCGGCAGTTATGCTCCCGGGTAGCGACTTTCATGAAATAGCGCTGGTCTTTTTTCATGCCGCCAAGCAGTGCCTGCATCGACCAGTCTGTGGTTTGCACCCAGTCCCATTTTTGGTTTTTGCCGCCGTGGTACAGCCATTGGCCTATGGTGCTGTTGTTGTCTGTGCCAAAG
It includes:
- a CDS encoding sensor domain-containing diguanylate cyclase translates to MLVLEKLCKFRTLLLSGLSVTIVVIVVIAALFLHYSSLQMSSTARLNQLRLLSGELIYLDEVLTMSARVGVLTNDHLWRDRYLQHAKLLDRAIVKAMKREPDIAQAIHNTSKANTKLIALETQAFELAAQNKQHIASELLFSAEYQQLKHEYSNGIQQAIKTLLQRENSSKQGYEHMTAAFIQAMLIAAMVFIFCWCSLIFYFRSSDLRMRSLAEIDQVTGLYNRRLFYKNLKKEINRSGREGRFLLLAIIDLDQFTLYNDSYGQPKGDKVLSAIGKVIISSTRRATEFAFRIADDEFALIHSLEHCQDGVERVKSIFEQISALNIPHEKNLPHNKVTISAGLSFMSPDHVRSAENLYIEADLALYEAKSKGRNQFVKYPTEHKPASFPYEADQTANV
- the gltS gene encoding sodium/glutamate symporter, whose amino-acid sequence is MIQLTFDSFVSYTLGILFFFLGFGLTKRSKILKEFNIPEPVTGGLLAALLFYLFYMLMGLEVSFDLSTRDRLLVYFFTAIGLNARFQDLLAGGKPLLILLLLTLSYIVVQDLIGIAGALSLGLPSQLGVLTGSAALIGGHGTAIAWAPDIKNLGIENALEIGVAAATLGLVVASLIGGPIAKFLINKYQLSGEKKAAPMVGVAYEKSDSEHFGHLSFMAVILVLHICIIIGWLANQVITDIGFKLPLFVTCLLAGIFLSNTIPVIFPNLPWPARTRSMAIVSDFSLSLFLTMSLMSMQLWTIASLAGPLLALLLLQTIGAVLFILLVLFPLMGRNYQAAVLGAGFGGFALGATPTAIANMTAVTKAHGPAPTAFIILPLVAAFFVDVTNAFIIRLALAF
- a CDS encoding di-heme-cytochrome C peroxidase, translating into MKTPLLFVSALAAASLVIGCATEQGYSPGAEKSLMTPAIGETPTRVELPQAWNDEIRMKFWFTDQGARIMPYTWFTWLEQPDSREYFRSSAHMEFLRYLPMPSSLENPAGLPIGFALGKDQKSGEPWMGMTCAACHTNQLDYNGTRMLIEGAPTLANFVLFFSRLVDALNNTHSDAAKFERFARKVLASDYNESKAQALKQRLGQLAKDLTERRMVNALPENYDPDFTSYARLDAFGNIQNAGSVFALRDLTNGNSPTAPVSYPFLWGTHQSDVVQWNASAPNTPVIGPLIRNMGEVVGVFGHLNINNTSIKDRLKGGESRYSSTVEMLYLGDLETWVRDLRSPQWPEQYLPAVDADKAGQGKQLYKQYCAECHQVIPRADEGDKYISVKTPVAEVGTDPETAWNADFHMAKSLFLEGEKSQILAGARFKEVTPAILIPANGVVGLVLKDPITALEAGLKPVKIDGKLDKKVAGTTMKDHLKAHFDALKAMYKSKKTGNSSQKGDDRDLTGLVYKARPLNGIWATAPYMHNGSIPNLWELLKKPEQRSTSFWVGSREFDPARVGYKTDQGLSRFRVVDDKGNIIPGSSNRGHSYGSDLSTTQRWALVEYMKTL